GGTGGGCGGAGGAGGTGTGCTCGGTGTTGAGGGGCGATCAGGCGTGGGAAAGCGATGAGGAGCTGCTGCGGGACCTGAAGGCGGCGTTGGCGGAGGAGCGGGACGTGCCCGCGCACGTCCTGGAGGCGGCGCGCGCGGCCTACACGTGGCGCACCGTCGACGCCGAGCTGAGGGCCCTGACCAGCTACGACTCGATCCTGGACGCGGAGCTCGCGGTGCGCGCGCGCAGCACGTCGACCGCGCGGCAGCTCGTGTTCGACGCCGAGGGCGTCTCGGTGCAGGTCGAGGTGACCGCGGCGGGCGTGGCCGGGCAGGTGCTGCCGGCGCGGCCCGGGCGGGTCGAGCTGCTGACCGCGACCGGGCCGGTGGCGGAGGTGGAGCTGGACGAGCTGGGCATGTTCCTGCTCGGGCCGCCGCCCCCGGGACCGGTGCGGTTCCGCTGCGTCGTGGACGGCACCACCGTGGTCACGGACTGGGTTTGCGTGTAGCCCCGTCACGGGCGCCTGCCCGCCCGTGACGGGGCGCTTCCGGCTCGGCGGGGCCGGGCCCGGGCTGAAGTGCGTGCGCGCGGTTTCACCCGCTCCGGCGACGATTTCATCCGCTCTCGATAGAACTTCCACGAACGAGTGATAAGGGTTCGTACCCCGTTCGGCGGATGGAGTTCGCCAGTAGGGTGGTCGGGCCGACGGGGTTGACCGGCGGTCGAGCCATCACCCGGGAGGTGCACCGTGAGCGAGCGCACCGGCTGGTCCCCGGACGGGATCGACATCAGCCTCCCGAGTTCCGCGCGCATCTACGACTACCTCCTCGGCGGCGGCCACAACTTCGCCGCCGACCGCGCCACCGCCGAAGAGCTGGTCCGGGTCCTCCCGGTGCGCGAGATGGCCCGGCTCAACCGCTCCTACCTGCGCCGCGCCGTGCTCGCCCTGGTGGAGGCGGGCATCCGCCAGTTCCTCGACCTCGGCTCGGGCATCCCGACCGTCGGCAACGTGCACGAGGTGGCCCAGGAGGTCGAGCCCTCCTGCCGCGTGGTCTACGTCGACGTCGAACCGGTCGCCGTCACGCACGCCAGGGCCCTGCTGGTGGGCAACCCGCGCGCCACCGCCGTCCAGGCCGACCTGCGCGACCCGGCGGCCGTGCTCGGCCACCCGGAGACCCGGCGGCTGCTGGACCCCGACCGGCCGGTGGGGCTGCTGGCCGTGGGCGTCCTGCAGTTCATCCCCGACTCCGACGACCCGTGGGGCCTGCTGGCCCGCTACCGGGACGCGCTCCCGTCGGGCAGCTACCTGGCCCTGTCCCACTTCACGCCCGACCGGATGCCGCGGGCGATGGCGGCGGGCGCGGACATCTTCCGGCAGACCGCCGAACCCATCACCCCCCGCACCCGCGCCCAGGTGCTGCGGATGGTGGACGGCTTCGACGTCGTCCCGCCCGGCCTGGTGTTCACCCCGCAGTGGAGGCCCGAGTCGCCCGAGGACGTGCCTGCCGACCCGGGCCGCGCGAACCTCTACGCGGTCGTCGGCCGCAAACCCTGAGGCGCACCGCCGACATGACCCAGTCCGGTGACCCCGCCCGCGCCGAGGGCGACGCCCCCGCCGCACCGCGCCCCGACCCGGCCGAGGTCTGGACCAGGGCGCTGAGCGGCACCGCGTACGCGCCGATGGCGCGCGCCCGCATCCGCGAGCACCTGGAGCGGCACCTGGCCCACCTGGCCCGGCTGCTCGCCGGCGAGCCGTTCGACCCGGACCCCGGCGCCGCCGTCGGCGAGTGGCTGGTGGCGGCGCGGTTCACCGGGCCGCACAGCCTCCAGCGCACCGTCGAGGTGCTGGGCCGGCTGCTGGACGGCGACCCGGTCCGCGTCACCGCGCTGCTCGGCGCGGTCGCGGCCGGGTACGTGGACGCGGTGCGCGGGCAGGTCTTCGCCGAGCAGGAGGAGGTGCGGTCCTCGCTGCTGGCCGCGCTGGAGCGGACCCGGCACGACCTGCACGACAGCGAGGCGCGGTTCCGGCAGGTGTTCGCCAGCTCCGCGGTGGGCATCGCGATCTTCGACGCCGACGGCGCGGTGCTGGAGGCCAACCCGGCGCTGGTGGCGATGCTGCGGCCCGGCGGCGACCGCCGCGCGCCGTTCACCGACGAGGACCTGGCGGCGCTGCGCGCGGACCAGCGGCGCACGCTGCTGTCCGAAGAGGACGTCTTCCGCGCCGAGCGCCGGTTCACCGGGCCCGACGGCGATCCGATGTGGACGAACGTGTCCCTCTC
This portion of the Saccharothrix syringae genome encodes:
- a CDS encoding SAM-dependent methyltransferase produces the protein MSERTGWSPDGIDISLPSSARIYDYLLGGGHNFAADRATAEELVRVLPVREMARLNRSYLRRAVLALVEAGIRQFLDLGSGIPTVGNVHEVAQEVEPSCRVVYVDVEPVAVTHARALLVGNPRATAVQADLRDPAAVLGHPETRRLLDPDRPVGLLAVGVLQFIPDSDDPWGLLARYRDALPSGSYLALSHFTPDRMPRAMAAGADIFRQTAEPITPRTRAQVLRMVDGFDVVPPGLVFTPQWRPESPEDVPADPGRANLYAVVGRKP